Proteins encoded by one window of uncultured Draconibacterium sp.:
- a CDS encoding FtsX-like permease family protein → MFWTQFKLMFRNLRRNKLHSAINIFGLAIAITLVLLLSSYVSNEVSVDSFHVNKDRIYRAYGDNIQTFAPPFGQYILENIAEAESYARTFIMDGTLTYDNKKFESGNCLLTDSAFFTMFSFPVLVGDAGELLSANSDAVLSESFAKKIFGNKNPIGESVKFNGKDFIISGIFGDFKDNTHFAKPNMILNFSMLPIIWGMSEENASKYFMKDYGNSSFGLYVMAHRNSNIKAHEAELLEKVKEFYWIFKNDRNNEIAFMPLEEVYFNLAPLDYIGTRQGNKKFLNILTIITLAIVIIAAINYINLSITQSVKRAKEVGIKKIIGSFRRGIVRQFLMESTVISLIATVLAILLTILVLPKFNQLVNTDFKFLDIINKGFLLRSLLVVFVTGLIAGFVPSLILSGFKSVEIMKGVPSRLKNSFLQKAMVVFQYTVSIALIVVVAFIIRQNNYMKNYDLGFDKDHTFYIRMTDDSNKQKNAFGNELMKIPGVIAVSFCQDFPGGPINNQSFVYNDKAQSFDQFRVDTAFFSALGIPLKNRISITDNVMGEEKFALVINKTAVNDLELEPPYNEFKFYDDMVKISEVVDDMNFRSLYQKPRPTMFQLSDMNWAPYVLVRGSGDNLTAVVDQAKAVFKDISPSDPLELNFIDDALNVAYKKEERTAKIVGYFAVFAILISSLGIFALASYTAQNRRKEIGLRKVNGAQITQIVGLLNVNFIKWVVVAFVIAAPVAWFATNRWLENFAYKTNLSWWIFALAGVLALGIAFLTVSWQSWRAATRNPVEALRYE, encoded by the coding sequence ATGTTTTGGACACAATTTAAACTAATGTTTCGCAATTTGCGAAGAAACAAACTTCATTCGGCAATCAATATTTTTGGGTTAGCAATTGCCATAACCCTTGTTTTGTTGCTATCTTCTTATGTTTCCAATGAAGTATCGGTAGATTCATTTCATGTAAATAAAGACCGGATATACCGTGCATATGGAGACAATATCCAGACTTTTGCGCCTCCTTTCGGGCAGTATATTTTAGAGAATATTGCTGAGGCTGAAAGCTACGCACGTACTTTTATTATGGACGGAACTTTAACTTACGACAATAAAAAGTTCGAAAGTGGTAACTGTTTGTTAACCGATTCGGCATTTTTTACCATGTTTTCATTTCCGGTACTTGTTGGAGATGCCGGTGAACTTTTATCAGCTAACAGCGATGCTGTGTTATCAGAGAGCTTTGCAAAGAAAATTTTTGGTAACAAAAATCCGATAGGGGAAAGCGTTAAATTTAATGGTAAGGATTTCATAATCTCCGGCATTTTTGGTGATTTTAAAGACAATACCCATTTTGCTAAGCCAAACATGATCCTTAATTTTTCGATGTTACCCATAATTTGGGGAATGAGTGAAGAAAATGCATCGAAATATTTTATGAAAGATTATGGAAACAGTTCTTTTGGGCTTTATGTGATGGCACACAGAAATAGCAATATTAAAGCACACGAAGCGGAATTATTGGAAAAAGTAAAAGAATTTTACTGGATTTTTAAAAACGACAGAAATAATGAAATTGCATTTATGCCGCTCGAAGAGGTTTATTTTAACCTTGCGCCGCTCGACTATATCGGAACGCGGCAGGGCAACAAGAAATTTCTTAATATTCTTACCATTATAACCCTGGCCATTGTTATAATTGCTGCAATAAATTACATCAATTTAAGTATTACCCAATCGGTAAAAAGAGCGAAAGAAGTAGGAATAAAAAAGATAATTGGTTCATTCCGCCGGGGAATTGTCAGGCAATTTTTAATGGAATCTACAGTGATCAGTTTGATCGCAACGGTTCTCGCCATTTTGCTTACAATTCTTGTTCTGCCAAAGTTTAATCAATTGGTAAACACCGATTTCAAATTTCTCGATATAATTAATAAAGGATTCCTGTTGCGTAGTTTACTGGTTGTTTTCGTAACCGGGCTTATTGCCGGTTTTGTCCCGTCGCTTATTCTTTCCGGATTCAAATCTGTTGAAATAATGAAAGGGGTACCGTCGCGGCTTAAAAACAGTTTTCTTCAAAAGGCAATGGTTGTTTTTCAATATACCGTTTCTATTGCATTAATCGTGGTTGTTGCATTTATAATAAGGCAAAATAATTACATGAAAAACTACGACCTGGGATTTGATAAAGACCATACGTTTTATATACGAATGACCGACGATTCGAATAAACAAAAGAATGCATTTGGAAATGAATTGATGAAAATTCCCGGGGTAATAGCTGTTTCTTTTTGTCAGGATTTCCCGGGAGGTCCCATTAATAACCAGTCGTTTGTTTACAACGATAAAGCGCAGAGTTTCGATCAATTCAGGGTAGATACTGCGTTCTTTTCGGCGCTTGGAATCCCTTTAAAAAACAGAATTTCAATTACCGATAATGTTATGGGGGAAGAAAAGTTTGCCTTGGTAATAAATAAAACCGCAGTGAATGATCTGGAGCTTGAACCTCCTTACAACGAATTTAAATTTTATGATGACATGGTAAAAATTAGTGAAGTTGTGGACGACATGAATTTCAGATCGTTATATCAAAAGCCACGTCCAACCATGTTTCAGTTGAGCGATATGAATTGGGCACCTTATGTATTGGTGAGAGGATCAGGCGATAATTTAACCGCTGTTGTGGATCAGGCAAAAGCCGTTTTTAAAGATATATCTCCGTCGGATCCGCTGGAACTGAATTTTATTGATGACGCCTTAAATGTTGCCTACAAAAAAGAAGAACGTACAGCTAAAATAGTAGGTTATTTTGCTGTTTTCGCCATACTTATTTCGTCGCTTGGAATATTTGCGTTGGCAAGCTACACCGCTCAAAACCGCCGAAAAGAAATAGGGTTGCGAAAAGTAAACGGTGCGCAGATTACTCAGATTGTTGGCTTGTTGAATGTCAATTTTATAAAATGGGTAGTTGTCGCATTTGTTATAGCTGCACCTGTAGCCTGGTTTGCAACAAACAGATGGCTCGAAAATTTTGCCTACAAGACCAACCTGAGCTGGTGGATATTTGCCCTGGCCGGTGTGCTGGCTTTGGGAATTGCATTTTTAACGGTTAGCTGGCAAAGCTGGCGGGCAGCAACAAGGAATCCTGTTGAAGCATTGAGGTACGAATAA
- a CDS encoding ABC transporter permease: MFKQEIKLIFRGLKRQIVTSSINIIGLAIGFTFVILAGVYAFSELSFDHFHKNREAIYRVEFNTPDREVCSSSGNTSSWIKNNIPEVKYATRILKDEIMGITRNVVYKETRFIIENPLIVDNDFFKMFSFQLLSGEINSFQRDKYSVALTESLSQKIFGNENPIGKAIEYKGEMFTVSAVMEEVPQNSSIRFDILLPAENLPSYVSMNWGNNNVQTFIQSDEHVSRALLEQKIQNGIIAELNSLGYPEQIRSRIYHLNPLDNIYYSSSANDQVCEHGNRKTTLMLISLVSIVLLIALLNYANTILSGASESIKRIGIRTVNGSSRANNIRFLVYQAIMPSIIAVTIAFLVSQPVKHILGNLLNVNMPDLKFTYFLVALLVAMLTGTLVGLFPAIKFTSYKITSSLKNSNDSGRKVNRLGNVFTIAQFAASIALIISVFTIYKQLNFVFAESNNNLTDEAIIYMPIANRSAQTAPTIKMIEEALKQLPEIEYVSTSLHIPGDEHYSDRGIQLVKNGEKEAIVANNNMVGIDYPEIMNFKMVEGRSFDPNIKSDYQSYIVNEAFISTYDIQDISSISLNDSPIIGVMKDFHYNSLHDRIKPLAIRYEEFYQSRIVVKLASSNTSLIETVNKITKATDEIDKTAVTDVLFLDQHIAKLYDKEIQVSNILLVLALFSIFISGMGLFSMSMLISKIRTKEIGIRKVNGAKVSEILSMLNKDFLKWVTIAFVIATPIAYYAMRKWLENFAYKTNLSWWIFALAGVLALGIALLTVSWQSWRAATRNPVEALRYE, translated from the coding sequence ATGTTTAAGCAAGAAATTAAATTAATTTTTAGAGGATTAAAAAGGCAAATTGTCACATCGTCGATTAATATTATTGGATTGGCAATAGGTTTTACATTTGTTATTCTTGCTGGTGTTTATGCTTTTTCGGAACTGAGTTTCGACCACTTTCATAAAAATCGTGAAGCAATTTACAGGGTAGAATTTAATACACCAGACCGTGAAGTATGTAGTTCGTCAGGAAATACATCTTCATGGATAAAAAACAATATTCCAGAAGTAAAATATGCTACACGAATATTAAAAGATGAAATTATGGGCATAACCCGTAATGTGGTTTATAAAGAGACAAGGTTCATCATTGAGAATCCACTGATTGTTGACAATGATTTTTTTAAAATGTTCTCTTTTCAGCTGTTGTCCGGCGAGATTAACTCGTTTCAAAGAGATAAATATTCTGTCGCTCTCACAGAAAGTTTGTCCCAAAAAATATTTGGTAATGAAAATCCGATAGGAAAAGCTATTGAATACAAAGGAGAAATGTTTACTGTAAGTGCGGTAATGGAAGAAGTTCCCCAAAACTCTTCTATCCGATTCGACATACTTTTGCCCGCTGAAAATTTGCCCTCTTATGTCTCCATGAACTGGGGTAATAATAATGTTCAGACATTTATCCAATCGGATGAACACGTTTCGCGCGCATTACTGGAACAAAAAATTCAGAACGGTATTATTGCTGAGCTTAACTCATTAGGATATCCGGAACAGATAAGGAGTAGAATTTACCATTTAAATCCTCTCGATAATATTTATTACTCATCCAGTGCGAATGATCAGGTATGTGAGCATGGCAACCGCAAAACAACTCTCATGCTCATAAGCCTTGTTTCTATTGTACTTTTGATAGCCCTGTTAAATTACGCAAACACCATTTTGTCAGGAGCATCTGAGAGTATTAAAAGAATTGGTATCAGGACGGTAAACGGTTCTTCGCGTGCAAACAACATCCGTTTTTTGGTTTACCAGGCAATTATGCCCAGCATTATTGCAGTAACAATTGCATTTCTTGTTAGCCAGCCGGTAAAACATATTTTGGGCAACTTATTAAATGTTAATATGCCTGATTTAAAGTTCACTTACTTTTTAGTTGCACTTTTAGTTGCGATGTTAACCGGGACACTGGTTGGTTTGTTTCCTGCAATAAAATTTACATCGTATAAAATTACAAGTTCATTAAAAAATAGTAACGATTCGGGAAGGAAGGTAAACCGATTGGGGAATGTTTTTACAATTGCCCAGTTTGCTGCTTCGATTGCCCTGATAATTTCAGTTTTTACCATCTACAAACAACTTAATTTCGTTTTTGCCGAAAGCAATAATAACCTGACTGATGAAGCGATTATTTATATGCCAATTGCCAACCGCAGTGCACAAACAGCGCCCACTATCAAAATGATTGAGGAGGCATTAAAACAGCTTCCTGAGATAGAATATGTTAGTACAAGTTTGCATATTCCCGGCGATGAACATTACTCTGACAGGGGAATACAGCTCGTTAAAAACGGGGAGAAAGAAGCCATTGTTGCGAATAATAACATGGTAGGAATTGATTACCCTGAAATTATGAATTTTAAAATGGTGGAAGGCAGAAGTTTTGATCCCAACATTAAATCAGACTACCAATCATATATTGTAAATGAGGCATTTATCAGCACATATGACATTCAGGATATTTCAAGCATATCGTTGAATGATTCGCCGATAATTGGCGTGATGAAAGATTTTCACTATAATTCATTGCACGACAGGATTAAACCGCTGGCTATCCGTTACGAAGAATTTTACCAGTCGAGGATTGTTGTAAAACTGGCATCTTCCAATACTTCATTAATCGAAACGGTAAATAAAATTACGAAGGCAACTGATGAAATTGACAAAACCGCTGTTACTGATGTTCTTTTTCTCGATCAGCACATTGCCAAACTCTACGATAAAGAAATACAGGTTTCAAATATCTTACTTGTTTTAGCACTGTTTTCTATCTTCATTTCGGGTATGGGACTTTTTTCCATGTCTATGTTAATCTCAAAAATAAGAACCAAAGAAATCGGCATCCGAAAAGTAAACGGAGCCAAAGTATCTGAAATCCTTTCAATGCTAAATAAAGACTTTTTAAAATGGGTGACCATTGCTTTTGTAATTGCTACGCCAATTGCCTACTACGCCATGCGCAAATGGCTCGAAAATTTTGCCTACAAGACCAACCTGAGTTGGTGGATATTTGCCCTGGCCGGTGTGCTGGCTTTGGGAATTGCATTGTTGACCGTTAGTTGGCAAAGCTGGCGGGCAGCAACACGGAATCCTGTTGAGGCACTTCGATATGAATAA
- a CDS encoding ABC transporter permease: MIRLYFIRELRSLLKNKYISVLKICGLVIGLWVFMAAGYYVLHETSFDSFQDSARNKFSMEARDQFGEDYFQFPLPYVLFESLSDRFPEVIKNTSFDSRNTAIYIDLENNLIKSDYTEIGFVERNFFDFFKFSFIAGSADEGFDTPNPLFISENIAKKRFGKVDVVGTPVSLIINDQLIDFTIAGVIENPASNSSVSFHWIGSLSQFMQAQDKKDYKSDWNYQCKNFIELVPETDISKFTKKLTQDYVRLAKLEKEPTLLLTTLSKLHNNNRLRIFITLGVLILLISVINYVLLSTIEKTQLMRLWGIEKVSGAKKYHLFLKSSISVLLFSLIAFTISLGLFRLTQPYFPNFVGNDLPFNAILNIKGITAGALLCTFSIILLSSVINLLITGNIKPIEILQNRLNKGKAGKILFNSLLTFQLMAFIALISASVLVQKQLSFMQESDLGFNQESLISMNIAPNDVHSYPVFKEELLKNPNIRNVAGTNNLPLSRMGMIYGEVYTDSLGNQKMRATEFINVDNDFFNTMEINFSQGTDFKDNVENQCIVNQTLLDERGVKDPLNETIKLGGKEYRICGVIEDFHNKSMQMSIQPFVAHYNPDKISHAIVRLSGNPSETIELIRKTATAYFPNTIFEFEYFDQRIKAAYKTERKFSNIINLLTTLSIFIAVLGLLGVSYFSSLLRIKEIGIRKVNGAKISEILTMLNKNFIKWVVVAFAIATPIAYYAMNRWLENFAYKTTLSWWVFALAGVLALGIALLTVSWQSWRAATRNPVEALRYE; the protein is encoded by the coding sequence ATGATAAGACTATATTTTATACGAGAATTAAGATCTCTCTTAAAGAACAAATACATTTCAGTACTTAAGATTTGTGGACTGGTTATTGGCCTTTGGGTTTTTATGGCAGCAGGTTATTATGTATTGCATGAAACAAGTTTCGACTCTTTTCAGGATTCAGCCAGGAATAAATTCAGTATGGAAGCCCGCGACCAGTTTGGAGAAGATTATTTTCAGTTTCCCCTGCCATATGTACTTTTTGAATCCTTATCGGACCGTTTTCCCGAGGTAATTAAAAACACTAGTTTCGACAGTAGAAACACTGCTATTTACATTGATCTGGAGAACAATCTTATAAAATCAGATTACACTGAAATTGGATTTGTTGAAAGAAACTTTTTCGATTTCTTCAAATTCAGTTTCATTGCGGGCAGCGCAGATGAAGGCTTCGACACACCCAACCCACTATTTATATCGGAAAATATTGCTAAAAAACGTTTTGGAAAAGTTGATGTTGTAGGCACCCCTGTTTCTCTAATAATTAATGATCAACTTATTGACTTTACAATTGCAGGAGTAATTGAAAACCCGGCAAGCAATTCCAGTGTCAGCTTTCACTGGATAGGTAGCCTTTCTCAGTTTATGCAGGCTCAAGATAAAAAGGATTACAAATCGGACTGGAACTATCAGTGTAAAAATTTTATTGAGTTGGTACCGGAGACGGATATTTCAAAATTTACGAAAAAACTTACTCAGGATTATGTCAGACTTGCCAAATTAGAGAAAGAACCGACTTTGTTATTAACCACTCTTAGTAAGTTGCACAATAACAATCGCTTGAGAATTTTCATCACTTTGGGAGTACTTATTTTGCTAATCTCGGTCATTAATTATGTGCTTCTTTCTACCATTGAAAAAACTCAACTAATGCGCTTATGGGGAATCGAGAAAGTATCGGGCGCTAAAAAATACCACTTGTTTTTAAAAAGTTCCATATCGGTTCTTCTTTTCTCGTTAATAGCTTTTACTATTTCACTTGGATTATTTAGACTAACCCAACCCTACTTCCCAAATTTCGTCGGCAACGATTTACCTTTTAATGCTATACTAAACATTAAAGGGATTACTGCCGGAGCACTGCTTTGTACTTTTTCGATCATACTACTTTCGTCGGTCATCAATCTGCTTATCACCGGCAATATAAAACCCATCGAAATTCTTCAGAATAGATTGAATAAGGGAAAAGCGGGTAAAATCCTTTTTAATTCTCTCTTAACTTTCCAATTAATGGCATTCATCGCTTTAATATCTGCATCAGTACTTGTTCAAAAACAACTTTCATTTATGCAGGAAAGCGATTTGGGATTTAATCAAGAATCATTGATTTCAATGAATATTGCACCTAATGATGTTCATTCGTACCCCGTTTTCAAAGAAGAACTGTTAAAAAATCCCAATATCAGAAATGTGGCAGGAACAAACAATCTTCCACTTTCCAGAATGGGCATGATTTATGGCGAAGTATATACCGACAGCCTTGGTAATCAGAAAATGAGAGCGACAGAATTCATTAACGTTGATAACGACTTTTTTAATACGATGGAAATAAATTTCAGCCAGGGTACTGATTTTAAAGACAATGTCGAAAATCAATGTATTGTTAATCAAACCTTGCTTGATGAACGTGGGGTGAAAGATCCCTTAAATGAAACAATTAAACTGGGCGGCAAAGAATACCGAATCTGCGGCGTGATCGAAGACTTTCACAATAAATCAATGCAAATGTCAATACAACCATTTGTAGCCCATTACAACCCGGATAAGATTTCACATGCCATTGTCCGGCTTTCGGGTAATCCTTCTGAAACTATTGAATTGATTAGGAAAACAGCAACTGCCTACTTTCCCAATACTATTTTTGAATTCGAATATTTTGATCAAAGAATAAAGGCAGCTTATAAAACGGAACGAAAGTTCAGCAACATTATTAATTTGCTAACTACTCTTTCAATATTCATTGCTGTTCTGGGCTTGCTTGGAGTCTCTTATTTCTCGTCGCTGTTAAGGATAAAAGAAATCGGTATACGTAAAGTAAACGGAGCCAAAATATCCGAAATACTTACTATGCTTAATAAAAATTTTATAAAATGGGTAGTGGTTGCTTTCGCTATTGCCACTCCAATCGCATACTACGCCATGAACAGGTGGCTCGAAAATTTTGCATATAAAACCACTTTAAGCTGGTGGGTTTTTGCGCTGGCCGGAGTACTGGCATTGGGAATTGCACTATTAACGGTGAGTTGGCAAAGTTGGCGGGCGGCAACGCGCAATCCTGTTGAGGCACTACGGTATGAATAA